A region of Thiofilum sp. DNA encodes the following proteins:
- a CDS encoding methyltransferase, producing MHNNLPLSTLLLVALQGKSVSRMIGDVARLGIADLLADKTRPVSELAIESESNEDALYRVLRALSTLGVFAEQPQRCFANTEASFHLRRGVPGGLLESLAWVNCQPFWKALGAFDHSLRTGESAFTYANGEPLFEYLKTDSESARVFNQAMTLGSVTIGPRVAERYDFASAKTIVDMGGGHGALLKEILKVHKHLQGIVFDLPQVVAGGQAGELGERLVFQGGSFFETVPQGADLYTIKHIIHDWNDELSVQLLRGCREAMSEQGRVLVIEQVVSDAPEGVFAKLVDIEMLAITHNGRERTQEEFARLFEQAGLQLTRVIPTGLAAVCILEGTR from the coding sequence ATGCACAATAACTTACCGCTATCAACTTTATTGCTCGTAGCGCTGCAAGGCAAATCCGTATCACGCATGATTGGAGATGTAGCTAGATTAGGCATTGCTGATTTATTAGCGGATAAAACGCGCCCTGTAAGTGAGTTGGCTATTGAAAGTGAAAGTAATGAAGATGCACTGTATCGAGTGCTGCGTGCTTTAAGTACCTTAGGCGTATTTGCTGAGCAGCCACAACGGTGTTTTGCTAATACCGAAGCTTCTTTCCATTTGAGACGTGGTGTGCCGGGGGGATTATTAGAGTCTTTAGCATGGGTCAATTGCCAGCCCTTTTGGAAAGCTTTAGGTGCTTTTGATCATAGCTTGCGTACTGGCGAGTCGGCATTCACTTATGCCAATGGTGAGCCTTTATTTGAGTATTTAAAAACCGATAGCGAAAGTGCGCGTGTTTTTAATCAAGCTATGACCTTGGGTAGTGTCACCATCGGTCCGCGTGTAGCAGAACGCTATGATTTTGCTAGTGCTAAAACTATTGTCGATATGGGTGGTGGTCACGGCGCATTATTGAAAGAAATTCTCAAAGTGCACAAGCATTTACAAGGAATCGTATTTGATCTGCCGCAAGTCGTAGCGGGTGGTCAAGCGGGTGAGTTAGGTGAGCGCTTGGTTTTCCAAGGGGGTAGTTTCTTTGAAACCGTTCCTCAAGGCGCTGATCTTTATACCATTAAACATATTATTCACGATTGGAATGATGAACTGTCAGTACAATTACTGCGTGGTTGTCGTGAAGCTATGTCGGAGCAGGGGCGCGTTCTGGTCATTGAGCAGGTAGTAAGTGATGCGCCAGAAGGTGTGTTTGCTAAGCTGGTGGATATTGAAATGTTAGCTATTACTCATAATGGGCGGGAGCGTACTCAGGAAGAGTTTGCTCGGCTATTTGAGCAAGCAGGTTTGCAACTGACACGCGTGATTCCAACGGGTTTAGCAGCCGTATGTATTTTAGAAGGTACTCGTTAG
- a CDS encoding alpha/beta fold hydrolase, whose protein sequence is MFESYKKLNPVVLYCIPFAGGDSRSYRNLQKYLDHNILVKSPEPAGRNSRLDETPLTDIHQIANDFFQQLKKDIQTQNYALYGHSMGGLLVYLLTHLIIENNFSLPKHLLVSGSIAPSVPRPLPYKHLLSKEDFMKYIQDFGGLPDELLAYPEIFDFFEPILRADIQAVECYQYQAKALFNLPLTVLYGDQDKNAHQADVLPWQKETSQHVMMHSFQGGHFFINKHIAEIGKLFSKALNS, encoded by the coding sequence ATGTTTGAGTCCTACAAAAAGCTAAATCCAGTAGTGCTATATTGTATCCCTTTTGCGGGTGGTGATTCGCGCTCCTATCGTAATTTACAAAAATATCTTGATCACAATATTTTAGTTAAATCTCCTGAACCTGCTGGGCGCAATAGTCGTCTTGATGAGACTCCTTTAACAGATATACATCAAATAGCTAATGATTTTTTTCAGCAGCTCAAAAAAGATATTCAAACTCAGAATTATGCATTATATGGTCATAGTATGGGGGGATTATTAGTTTATTTGCTCACTCATCTTATTATAGAGAATAACTTCAGTTTACCTAAGCATTTATTGGTGAGTGGGTCTATAGCTCCCTCTGTGCCACGCCCTTTGCCTTATAAACATCTTCTTTCTAAAGAGGATTTTATGAAGTATATACAAGACTTTGGGGGCTTACCTGATGAGTTATTAGCTTATCCTGAAATATTTGATTTTTTTGAGCCAATTTTACGCGCAGATATTCAAGCTGTAGAGTGTTATCAGTATCAAGCTAAAGCCTTATTTAATTTGCCGCTTACTGTTTTATATGGTGATCAAGACAAAAATGCTCATCAAGCAGATGTCTTACCTTGGCAAAAAGAAACTAGCCAGCATGTTATGATGCACTCATTTCAAGGTGGACATTTTTTTATTAATAAACACATTGCTGAAATAGGTAAGCTGTTTTCTAAAGCACTAAATAGTTAG
- a CDS encoding amino acid adenylation domain-containing protein yields the protein MTTSSMKSNSTQDMAALLQRLQERDIRVWVEGERLRFSLPKAQESYREPLKAELSTHKVALMVFLQSQQSPMLDKAILQPVDRNQELPLSFAQQRLWFLAQFDAQSTPYNESAGLMLIGELNVAALEQSLSELVRRHETLRTNFPQNNGIPFQCINPPGAITLPIVDLRGLSEAEQLATQQRMAAEDSQRPFDLAQDLLLRFQLLRRSDTTEGKPCYVLLSTMHHIISDMWSMSVFTRELSTLYQAYASGKPSPLPELTIQYADFAYWQRQWLTGEVLDRQLSYWKQTLKDAPALLELPTDFPRPPVQTFKGARLPVRLTDTQITALRALSQRSGASVFMILQSVFALLLAHYSGQTDIVTGSPIANRTQRQVEGLIGFFVNTLVVRTDVSGDISFNELLQRVRAQAIEAYSHQDIPFEKLVEELQPTRNLSYSPLFQVMFALRNIPGEDLDLAGLTIKPVERTGVVAKFDLTLELNENPKGIFGALEYNTDLFSPATIARMEQHLQQLLDTVLNAPDTKIQSLALLTEQERSQLQSWNNTKIAFPAKTLVQLFEEQVAKTPDAIAVVSGEQALSYQALNERANQLAHYLMAQGIKPEALVALCMERSVDMLVGLLGILKSGTAYLPLDPAFPPSRLAYIVENAQPALILTHYALQDSLPQTHTKTVLLDVETEGLNLLPQHNPAPMAQLEHLAYTIYTSGSTGQPKGVQIEHKALINLLHAMQLELELQPQDAWLAVTTLSFDIAALEIFLPLLVGAKTVLLPREFAVDAEQLRHSLEQHAITIMQATPATWRLLLSHDWQGNSQLKMLCGGEGLPLELARKLLPKGAGLWNVYGPTETTIWSTICRITPEHLQQQRVPIGKPLANTQLYVLNDQQRMAPLGVVGELYIGGDGLARGYYGRDDLTAERFVSVMLSEHQSAVRLYKTGDKARFLSSVEVECLGRLDNQIKLRGFRIEPQEIEANLERYPAVQSAIVLLQNKTSEDQRLIAYLVANPHEFINTKGLRPYLREHLPDYMLPAQFIVLDTPPLTPNGKIDRLALQQQWAGEQAVNEEASFITPRNNREFKLAKLFEEVLGVYPIGVHDNFFDLGGHSFLAVKLVTRINQVFETQLPLATLFREATVAKLGALLDRSTNLIGWSSLVPIQRRGERRPFFCMHPAGGTVFRYTLFAHQMGYERPFYGLQGLGIEPGQIPHNSIAEMAAAYIEEIRTVQPHGPYVLSGWSLGGTTAYEMALQLEAAGEEVPLVILFDTPTPDGVSYETDQIKFLLERVPTQGVVLDRLDEFEGFEDKLTYIFEQMKRFNPIMDFDVAEGKRFLKVYQHHNRIMSEYYPAKTIKGHLLYLKAQEALLYDIHMGNPLHEWPKFTQGGFSFEYIPGHHFNILEAAEGKVMAEVINRYLQQLNL from the coding sequence ATGACTACATCGTCGATGAAATCTAATTCCACTCAGGACATGGCAGCGTTGTTACAACGTTTGCAAGAGCGAGATATTCGGGTCTGGGTTGAGGGTGAGCGCTTACGCTTTAGCTTACCTAAAGCCCAAGAGTCCTATCGTGAGCCATTGAAAGCTGAACTGAGCACTCATAAAGTGGCGCTTATGGTATTTTTACAAAGCCAGCAGTCTCCAATGCTTGATAAGGCAATATTACAACCCGTTGATCGTAATCAAGAGTTACCGCTGTCTTTTGCTCAACAGCGTCTATGGTTCTTGGCTCAATTTGATGCGCAAAGTACACCGTATAATGAGTCGGCAGGGCTAATGCTTATCGGCGAATTGAATGTCGCAGCACTGGAGCAAAGTTTAAGTGAACTGGTACGTCGCCATGAAACCTTGCGCACTAATTTCCCACAAAATAATGGCATACCCTTTCAGTGCATTAATCCGCCTGGTGCTATTACCCTACCTATTGTGGATTTACGTGGTTTATCTGAGGCGGAGCAATTAGCGACTCAGCAACGCATGGCGGCTGAAGATAGCCAACGTCCGTTTGATTTAGCACAGGATTTACTATTGCGCTTTCAGTTATTAAGGCGCAGTGATACGACTGAAGGTAAGCCTTGCTATGTGTTGCTCTCAACGATGCACCATATTATTTCTGATATGTGGTCGATGAGTGTGTTTACCCGTGAGCTGTCTACGCTCTATCAAGCTTATGCGAGTGGTAAGCCTTCACCCTTACCAGAGTTGACTATTCAATATGCTGATTTTGCTTATTGGCAACGGCAATGGTTGACGGGTGAGGTATTAGATCGACAACTGAGTTATTGGAAGCAAACGCTAAAAGATGCACCTGCTTTATTAGAGTTACCGACTGATTTTCCGCGTCCACCAGTACAAACCTTTAAGGGTGCACGTTTACCCGTGCGCTTAACCGATACACAAATTACTGCCTTACGAGCCTTGAGCCAGCGCAGTGGTGCTAGTGTATTTATGATTTTGCAGTCGGTATTTGCTTTATTACTAGCCCACTATAGTGGACAAACTGATATTGTCACCGGATCGCCGATTGCTAATCGTACTCAGCGCCAAGTCGAGGGTTTAATTGGCTTTTTTGTCAATACCTTGGTAGTACGTACCGATGTATCTGGTGATATAAGCTTTAATGAGCTACTGCAACGCGTTAGAGCGCAGGCTATTGAGGCTTATAGTCATCAAGATATACCGTTTGAAAAGCTCGTGGAGGAATTACAACCTACGCGCAATCTGAGTTATTCACCCCTCTTTCAAGTGATGTTTGCCTTGCGCAATATTCCGGGTGAGGACTTAGATTTAGCAGGTTTGACCATTAAGCCAGTCGAGCGTACTGGTGTAGTGGCTAAGTTTGATCTCACCTTAGAGTTGAATGAAAACCCCAAAGGTATTTTTGGCGCACTGGAATACAATACCGACTTGTTTAGTCCAGCGACAATTGCCCGTATGGAACAGCATTTACAGCAATTGTTGGATACGGTTTTAAATGCGCCAGATACTAAGATTCAAAGCCTAGCGTTATTAACCGAGCAAGAGCGTAGTCAATTACAAAGCTGGAATAATACTAAGATAGCGTTCCCTGCAAAAACCTTAGTACAGCTTTTTGAAGAGCAAGTCGCTAAAACTCCAGATGCTATTGCAGTCGTGAGTGGTGAGCAGGCTCTTAGCTATCAAGCCCTGAATGAGCGAGCCAATCAATTAGCGCATTATTTAATGGCACAAGGTATTAAACCTGAAGCTTTGGTGGCGCTGTGTATGGAGCGCTCCGTCGATATGCTGGTAGGTTTATTAGGCATTTTGAAATCTGGTACTGCTTATTTGCCTTTAGATCCGGCATTTCCACCTTCACGTTTAGCTTATATTGTAGAGAATGCACAGCCTGCTTTAATCCTGACTCATTATGCTTTGCAAGACAGTTTGCCTCAGACACACACTAAGACGGTGTTGTTAGACGTTGAAACTGAAGGCTTAAACTTATTACCTCAGCATAATCCCGCTCCTATGGCGCAATTAGAGCATTTGGCTTACACGATCTATACCTCTGGTTCGACAGGCCAGCCTAAAGGGGTACAGATTGAGCATAAGGCTCTGATTAATTTGCTGCATGCCATGCAGCTTGAATTAGAGCTTCAACCTCAAGATGCTTGGTTAGCCGTGACAACTCTATCCTTTGATATAGCGGCACTCGAAATCTTTTTACCCCTTTTAGTGGGAGCAAAAACGGTATTATTGCCGCGTGAGTTTGCGGTGGACGCGGAGCAATTACGCCACAGTTTAGAGCAACACGCTATTACTATTATGCAAGCCACACCGGCCACATGGCGGCTATTACTCAGTCACGATTGGCAAGGTAATTCTCAGCTCAAAATGCTCTGTGGGGGCGAAGGCTTACCTCTTGAATTAGCCAGAAAACTACTGCCTAAAGGTGCAGGTTTATGGAATGTATATGGACCCACTGAAACCACTATATGGTCAACGATTTGCCGCATTACTCCAGAGCATTTACAACAGCAGCGTGTACCGATTGGTAAGCCTTTAGCGAATACTCAGCTTTATGTGCTAAATGATCAGCAGCGTATGGCTCCACTAGGTGTAGTGGGAGAACTGTATATCGGTGGTGACGGTCTAGCACGCGGCTATTATGGTCGTGATGATCTAACCGCTGAGCGTTTTGTGAGTGTAATGCTTAGTGAGCATCAGTCTGCTGTTAGGCTATATAAAACAGGCGATAAAGCACGGTTTTTAAGTTCTGTCGAGGTCGAGTGTTTAGGGCGGCTTGATAATCAAATCAAACTACGCGGTTTTAGAATTGAACCGCAAGAAATTGAAGCGAATTTAGAGCGTTATCCAGCGGTACAAAGTGCGATTGTATTATTGCAAAACAAGACTAGTGAGGATCAGCGCCTAATAGCTTACCTTGTAGCAAATCCGCATGAGTTTATTAATACTAAAGGGTTGCGCCCCTATCTGCGTGAGCACTTGCCAGACTATATGTTACCTGCGCAATTTATAGTATTAGATACTCCACCACTGACCCCTAATGGCAAGATAGATCGTCTGGCTTTACAACAGCAATGGGCTGGGGAGCAAGCGGTTAATGAAGAGGCTAGTTTTATTACGCCGCGTAATAATCGGGAGTTTAAATTAGCTAAATTATTTGAAGAAGTGCTCGGTGTTTATCCGATTGGGGTTCATGATAATTTCTTTGATTTGGGTGGACATTCCTTCCTAGCAGTCAAATTAGTGACCCGCATTAATCAGGTGTTTGAAACACAATTACCGCTAGCTACCTTATTCCGTGAGGCAACGGTGGCTAAATTGGGCGCTTTATTAGATCGCAGCACCAACTTGATCGGTTGGAGTTCTTTAGTACCGATTCAAAGACGTGGGGAGCGCCGACCATTTTTCTGTATGCATCCCGCTGGGGGAACGGTATTTCGCTATACCTTATTTGCGCATCAAATGGGCTATGAGCGTCCTTTCTATGGCTTACAAGGACTTGGTATTGAACCCGGACAAATCCCCCATAATAGTATCGCTGAAATGGCGGCAGCCTATATCGAAGAAATTCGTACTGTGCAACCTCATGGTCCTTATGTGCTCTCTGGTTGGTCATTAGGGGGGACGACGGCTTATGAAATGGCTTTACAACTCGAAGCCGCAGGCGAAGAGGTGCCGCTAGTTATTCTATTTGATACCCCTACACCGGACGGTGTGAGTTATGAAACTGATCAAATTAAGTTTTTATTAGAACGTGTCCCTACTCAAGGGGTGGTATTAGATCGTTTGGACGAGTTTGAAGGGTTTGAGGACAAACTCACCTATATCTTTGAGCAGATGAAACGCTTTAATCCGATCATGGATTTTGATGTAGCTGAGGGCAAGCGCTTTCTCAAGGTATATCAACATCATAACCGCATTATGAGTGAGTACTACCCCGCAAAAACTATTAAAGGGCATTTGTTGTACTTAAAAGCACAAGAAGCCTTGTTATATGACATTCACATGGGCAACCCGTTACACGAGTGGCCTAAATTTACTCAGGGTGGTTTTAGCTTTGAATATATCCCCGGACATCATTTCAATATCTTGGAAGCCGCCGAGGGTAAAGTCATGGCTGAGGTCATTAATCGCTATTTACAGCAACTCAATTTATAA